Within the Solibacillus silvestris genome, the region GCCGATGCAGGAAATTGTTGAGCAAATCGGAGAAACGGTGACTATCGACAAGCATGTGACTCCGGTCTATAATTTCAAAGCGAGCGATAAATGGAAGAGATAGTGTATTGATCATTAATTATATTAAATAAGCAACTTTTAAAAAGGACAATGTGAGGTTGGGACAGAAGTAGAAATTTCATAAACTAAGGTGAAAAACCTTATTAAGAAACGGATATTTTATAAAATTGATTGGAATGGAGGGCGACTCCTGCGGGAATAGCGTGACGCCTGAGACTACAGGCTCAGGCCACGCCCGCGGAAAGCGTCCCGGAATGGAAATCAATTTTTACGCTCAGCAAAAAAATGCCATTTTTCTCTAAGAGAAAAATGGCATTTTTGGGTTATGTCCCACCCTTATTCGCCTTTGGAAGCATTCCGTATAACCTGAGCTCATTTTGCATATATTGCAGGGGTTTGCCAATTGTTAGAATTAAGAGAAAATTCTTATGCTATAATCATCTAAAGTAATAACTGCCAAAATAGGGGTAATAGCATATGGAAAGAAGCTCATTAAATTTTCGTTTTTTCAAGTACAATACGATTCTGGCCGCCATGATCTTATTAGTAAGTTTAGTGTCAACCTATTTTATTATTGGGGAAATCGTGGAAAAAGAAATAGGTGAGCGTGCACTTGGCGTAGCACAAGTCGCTGCGAAGCACCCGGATATTATAGAGGGACTGAAGCAACCCCAAACATCAGCAGAAATTCAAAAAATTGCACTGCAAATTCAGCAAAGTGTTAATGCCGAATATGTGGTCATTGGTGATGAAAAGGAAATCCGGTATGCCCACCCAGTAAAAGAACGAATCGGTCAAAAAATGGTTGGTGACGATAATGCTAAAGCGCTTATCGATGGAGAAGCTTACATATCAAATGCGGAAGGTACATTAGGTAAAGCATTACGCGGCAAGGCACCTGTAAAAGATGAAAATGGGGAAATCATTGGTGTCGTTTCAGTTGGCTTTTTATTTGCCGATATCTTTTCAGCAAATATCATTTATTCCAAGTATTTAATCATAATATTTTTCATTACGATTGTTTTATCTATTATTCTTTCCACTTATTTTTCCAATAAAACAAAAGCACAATTATTGGATTACGAACCTCAGGAAATCGTTAAAATATTGTCCGAGCGAAATGCGATATTGGAATCGATTCGAGAAGGAATTATTATGGTTGATCGAGAAGGGACCATTACATTGATTAATCATTCTGCGAAGGCGATTTTAAGGAGCGGTGATTCTGAAATAGGCGAAAATATTAGTAAAGTAATTCCGAATACACATTTAATTAAAGTGATGGAATCCGGTCATGAACAATTAGACCGAATGATGACCATTAATGGTGTTAAAACATTAGTAAACCGTGTTCCGATTGTTAATAATGGCGAAGTAACCGGTGCTGTGTCCAGTTTTAGACCGTTTGAAGAAATTGATTTAGTTGCCAATGAGCTGTCACAAGTAAAACAATATATCGAGTCGTTACGGGCACAGACACATGAATACAATAACTTTTTATATACAATTTCAGGGTTGATTCAATTGAAGGAATATGATGAAGCCCTCTACTTGATTCATTCTGAGCGACTTGGGAATCACGCGTTAATATCCTTTTTAAACGAAAAAATACAAGATACGTTTATTTGCGGTCTTATCATCGGGTTTTATAATAGAGCGAAAGAATTAAAGGTTACGTTATTACTAGATGAAGATAGTTTTTGTGGGAAACTGGGTCAACATCTTGAAAAGCATCTACTTATTTCAGTTCTAGGGAATTTAGTGACCAATGCCTTTGAAGCAGTAGAGCATTTAGATGAAGAAGAACGTATCGTACGAATTTATATTTACGAGGATGAAAAAGAAGTCATCTGTGAAATTGAAGATTCAGGGAATGGAATCGATCAACAAGTAATCAACAATATATTTGAAAAAAAGCAGTCAACAAAAGATAAAGAGCATCGGGGTTATGGCTTGTTTATCGTCGATGAAAATCTGAGAAAATTAAATGGTTCAATTGCAATTGAGAGTGGAGAATTGGGTGGGGCACTATT harbors:
- a CDS encoding histidine kinase, which gives rise to MERSSLNFRFFKYNTILAAMILLVSLVSTYFIIGEIVEKEIGERALGVAQVAAKHPDIIEGLKQPQTSAEIQKIALQIQQSVNAEYVVIGDEKEIRYAHPVKERIGQKMVGDDNAKALIDGEAYISNAEGTLGKALRGKAPVKDENGEIIGVVSVGFLFADIFSANIIYSKYLIIIFFITIVLSIILSTYFSNKTKAQLLDYEPQEIVKILSERNAILESIREGIIMVDREGTITLINHSAKAILRSGDSEIGENISKVIPNTHLIKVMESGHEQLDRMMTINGVKTLVNRVPIVNNGEVTGAVSSFRPFEEIDLVANELSQVKQYIESLRAQTHEYNNFLYTISGLIQLKEYDEALYLIHSERLGNHALISFLNEKIQDTFICGLIIGFYNRAKELKVTLLLDEDSFCGKLGQHLEKHLLISVLGNLVTNAFEAVEHLDEEERIVRIYIYEDEKEVICEIEDSGNGIDQQVINNIFEKKQSTKDKEHRGYGLFIVDENLRKLNGSIAIESGELGGALFIFSIPKEG